One genomic segment of Coffea arabica cultivar ET-39 chromosome 6e, Coffea Arabica ET-39 HiFi, whole genome shotgun sequence includes these proteins:
- the LOC113696099 gene encoding patatin-like protein 3: MAAAAVSTTTTTASSMLHQLECNMDVDKLTCEIFSILENKFLFGYDDPKFVSHLPKINTTPPATAAPAAAASPLSTKHFPGGRGKVRILSIDAGGSTDGVLAAKSLAHLEATLCRKSGNPNARVADFFDVAAGAGAGGILAALLFTRGKDGRPLFTADEALKFVLHNAGKFSSPSAPAGILRRVFRPAKAEKLYGKVFGELTLKDTLKAVLIPCYDLGTGAPFLFSRADALEMDGCDFKMAEVCGATTASRAVGLRSTDGRKKMAAVGGGVAMSNPTAAAITHVLNNKQEFPFCKGVEDLIVVSLGNGEMDCAVGNHWNSSPVEYVRIAGDGAADMVDQAVSMAFGQWRGSNYVRIQGNGIVGKRSHISSSKRDDDRKAPKRKLDIIADQMLEQKNVESVLFQGKKLVESTNLEKLEWFAGVVLKEQEWRKTSSVLPPVILKQSSPSSPPRSSSATTLSTLSSC, encoded by the exons ATGGCGGCAGCTGCAgtatccaccaccaccaccacagcTTCATCGATGCTTCATCAGTTGGAGTGCAACATGGACGTGGACAAACTCACTTGTGAAATCTTCTCCATCCTCGAAAACAAGTTCCTTTTTGGGTACGACGATCCCAAGTTCGTTTCCCACCTCCCCAAAATTAATACTACTCCTCCTGCTACTGCTGCccctgctgctgctgcttctcCCCTCAGCACCAAGCACTTCCCAGGCGGCCGCGGCAAAGTCCGAATCCTCTCCATTGATGCTGGTGGCTCCACCGACGGCGTTCTTGCTGCCAAGTCTCTGGCACACTTGGAGGCCACCCTCTGCCGCAAATCCGGAAACCCAAATGCCCGCGTTGCTGACTTCTTCGACGTCGCCGCCGGCGCCGGCGCAGGAGGCATCCTCGCCGCTCTGCTCTTTACCCGGGGGAAGGATGGAAGGCCCCTGTTCACCGCCGACGAAGCTCTCAAGTTTGTCCTGCACAATGCGGGGAAATTCTCCAGTCCGTCGGCACCCGCTGGGATACTCCGACGGGTATTCCGGCCGGCGAAGGCAGAGAAGCTGTATGGCAAGGTGTTCGGGGAGTTGACTTTGAAGGACACGTTAAAAGCGGTGCTGATCCCCTGCTACGACCTGGGGACGGGTGCACCGTTCCTGTTTTCGCGCGCTGATGCGTTGGAAATGGACGGGTGTGACTTCAAGATGGCGGAAGTTTGTGGGGCCACGACCGCTAGCCGGGCCGTGGGGCTGAGGTCAACGGATGGGAGAAAGAAGATGGCGGCCGTTGGTGGTGGGGTGGCCATGAGCAATCCAACGGCTGCAGCTATCACTCACGTGCTGAATAACAAGCAAGAATTCCCGTTCTGCAAGGGAGTGGAGGATTTAATAGTGGTGTCTTTGGGCAATGGTGAAATGGATTGCGCCGTCGGAAATCACTGGAATTCTTCGCCGGTGGAGTATGTTAGGATCGCCGGAGACGGGGCTGCCGACATG GTGGATCAAGCAGTATCCATGGCATTCGGGCAGTGGCGGGGAAGCAACTATGTGAGGATTCAGGGAAATGGAATTGTGGGCAAGAGAAGCCATATTAGTAGCAGTAAAAGGGATGATGATCGAAAGGCTCCGAAGAGGAAGCTGGACATAATTGCGGACCAGATGCTGGAGCAAAAGAATGTAGAATCTGTGTTGTTTCAAGGGAAGAAGTTGGTTGAGAGCACAAATCTGGAGAAGCTGGAATGGTTTGCCGGGGTGGTACTCAAGGAGCAAGAATGGAGAAAAACCAGCAGCGTTTTACCACCTGTCATCTTGAAACAGTCCTCGCCATCTTCACCGCCTAGATCATCTTCTGCCACCACTCTGTCAACCCTCTCTTCCTgttaa